A window from Gallus gallus isolate bGalGal1 chromosome 7, bGalGal1.mat.broiler.GRCg7b, whole genome shotgun sequence encodes these proteins:
- the LOC107053818 gene encoding uncharacterized protein LOC107053818, giving the protein MLGRALFIAAGSAAPRLWGAAPRSPARCTWTRPRPRPESGRAGGGGQAGVGCVGTGKGLRDSWRCGLHGVGAERWSQLPRHLPRCPTAPMAASGSGERPRHGGDADRRVRASLNSENRAQLCLKKPRCSWLNRQNKAITFGSSAWCR; this is encoded by the exons ATGTTGGGCCGGGCGCTATTTATAGCGGCAGGAAGCGCCGCGCCGCGGCTCTGGGGCgccgctccccgcagccccgcgcgcTGCACATGGacccggccccggccccggccaGAGAGCGGgagggcggggggcggcgggcaggCCGGAGTCGGGTGCGTGGGGACGGGGAAAGGGCTGCGGGACAGCTGGCGCTGCGGGCTGCACGGGGTCGGAGCCGAGCGCTGGTCCCAGCTGCCCCGTCACCTCCCCCGGTGCCCTACCGCCCCGATGGCAGCCAGCGGGTCTGGGGAGCGGCCGCGGCACGGCGGGGATGCAGACAGAAGAGTGCGGGCGTCGTTAAACAGTGAGAACAGAG CCCAGTTATGCTTGAAGAAGCCAAGATGCAGCTGGCTGAACAGGCAGAACAAGGCCATCACATTTGGCTCATCTGCCTGGTGCCGATAG